cccatgctgccccccaATGCAGCCGCAGCCTTGGTTGACCTGTAGCTTagaaaggtttgtttgttttgctgctttccAGGCTCCCTGATCCCTAtacagagagaggaggagaaggaaagacacCAGCCCTCTACTGCCCTGTCCTTGTGCCAGGCTGGGCTTGGAATCCGGATTCCCTCCCAATCCCCTGCCGCTCCTGGGCTGGAAATCCACATTCCCCTGGTCCTGCTCTAGGAATCTGGATTACAcctttcctcccccgccccaaggCCATGCAAAAGGGCAAGTGTGAACTCCTCCCCGATCTGCCCCCAAGGCTCTCGgtggagccccaggcatggcGGGGAGGCCAAGGAGACGTCCGGGTAACAGTCCGGGGGCCCAGCTCCCAGCTTGAGGATTATGccgctccggggctggggcagagaaagACCTTGGTTGTCCTGGATATCGTCTGTCTGCTCGTGGGTGAGTGCGGTGCGGGCAGAGCCCCATGCGGTGCAAATCCACCTTCCCCGGGACCCCTGGCTCCTGGTTCTCCTTCCCACAGGGAAGCTGGCACCCCtgcctcccctttccctggggctcCTGCCCACTCTAATGTAATGCTGCGGCTCCCATACTGTGCCagggcactgaaatgcagccacctctggggaggaaaCTTGGGCCGGGACTTGAGCTGGAGGGCGTCGACGGGGGGGAGTGATGCCAGCTGGTCTGGGGGAGGAAGCAGAATTACTAGCTGCCCCATGGAGGCAAAGATTATGTCTCCCTGTAGACAGAAATGCTGGTTCTTATTTTGCGGGGGGGCTCGGATCCAGCGCAGTTTAAAGTCCAATCGTCCCCATGCTATAAATCGCATGGAAGCTAGGTTAGCCGGCTGGAGCATGAGGATCAGTTGGGTTTGCTGGGAATGAAACCAGTGACTCCGGGGAGCCTGGATCTGTGCAAACCTGACGATTCAAAGCTCCAGGCCTTGTATGGTGTGTCCGGGGCATCAGTTAGGCCCcaaaccttctcctttggagggATATTTAATGGCACGGTAGCAGCAGGGATCTCACTTCGATCTAGCGCCTCTCCCCATCAGGGCTGCGTCTGGACCCGAGGGATCAGGGCTTTCAGAGCCTGGTACTCAGTAAACTGCTGGTGTCACTAAGCGAAAAGCAAGGAAAACGTGTTAGGCTGGGAAGGagaataagatggaaaatattcTAATGGCATCAGTGGGCCAGACCCACCAGGGGGGCTGGGCTCAGTTCAGAGCCATCAGCAGAAGGATGTAGCATTAGACGGTTGGAGCATGGCTTGAGGCCTGAGAAAAAGCCTCTTACCGGGGAAGAGAGAGATTAACATTGCAGGAGCATTAGAGGTGAATGAGgcagagaatcagagaatattggggttggaagggacctcaggagggtccaaccccctgctcaaagcaggaccaatccccaactaaatcatcccagctggggctttgtcaagccgggccttaaaggTAGATCAGTTCTCTGTGCCTCACAATACAAAGGGGAAATTGTACGAAACCAAAAGGTGGCTCACTCAAAACAGAGCAAAGAAAATACTTTCCACATGCAGTTTGTGTCCTtggtctgtggaactccttgctacaAGATGTCCTTGATTTCAGcagggtggtggttgttttttaaaggggaaGGGCAAATGAGACTATCTGGAGTGAGAGGGCTAAAACAGTAATAACCAAGAGGTTTGAAAGGACTAGAAAGGGCCTGTTGGTGTATACATTAACCTTTGAATCTTGGAGGTTAATATGTATTCTCCCTTAACGGCTGACAACAGGATTTTATTCTCTGGCACTGCCTGCTCTCAGAGACAGGGTAGTGAGATAAATAGATCCACCAGTCCATCGCCAGTCTGGGTTCTGATGTCTCTGTCTATATATAGGCAGAAATATCCTGGGATAATCTACAGGACTGATCTATTTTGGGTACTGGGGGCCAGATAAGTAAAACTGGGCAGATAATGGATTTTATGGTTGGTTTCTTTCACTGAAACAACAAAGCAAAATAATCGTTTTGGGTCGAATGAAATATTTgtttgacaaaatcaaaatgttttgacttgaCTGCAGCTTTgaaacatcggggggggggggttaagtaaAACTAGAGGACATTTTGGAAGGAAACGAGTCGTTTCAAACCAAGAAATCAGAATGCTTTGATTGATTTCTGAGCACACAACCGGTTGAGCAGACCTGATGCACGGAccaacgcacagtcaaccggtggaactccttgccagaggacgttgtgaaggccaagactagaacagggttcaaaaaagaactagataagttcatgcaggataggtccatcgatggctattagccaggataggcagggatggtgtccctatctTCTGCTTGTCAGAGGGAATGGGTGAAAGGGGATGGCTGGGATGGTATGGGAAGGGGCAGTGCTATCCTCCCAGGGCGCCATGGTcacaattctcccccccccccgccccccacgcaGCCAGTTCAAGACCCTTTTAGCCCCCGAGTGCTGGGCCcagaggaggggaagggctggggcaccCATTGGGCTCTAGCTTCTAGTCCCAGCCAGGCCAGGAAGGGATGGGATTTCCCTTTCCCCTGCATGGACAGCTCCCAGGACTGGGTCAAACCCACCTCCGGAAAGCTGcacggctgctggctgggagcccgcctctgaaggcagcacctctgCCAGCAGTgggcagaagtgagggtggcaatcccgtgTCACCCTAGAATAGCcttaccaccccccaccccaccccgaggaGCTCCATTTGCGTCAGGGCCCCCTCGGTTACAGCACGGAGACATTTCAGATCGAAACATCTCAACTCAGAATAtttgctgttttgaaaatcctatgACCCTGAAATGGACCAAGATGGCCCGTGAATTTGGAAGAGCCCTACGTATTGGCTCGGGAGCTGATTTAAGCTaattgggggggggcaggggggtggacaAGATCTGACATCAGTTTAGTTGACACCGATTGCAAACGGAACCCATTTCAGGGGGTCCCGCTGGACGGGAGAGGCTGTGCTGGTGTAGGTCTGTTTCCAAACCGATTTACAGACCCTACTTCAGTTCCACTTCAGTCAAATGGGAGCAGGGCAAAGCCAGATAGCGCTCGTTCTCGCAGGGAAGTCTCGTGCCCTGGTATCCAACCCCTCGCCATCTTTAATGTACGTTGcctcacagcccctctctgtGGGGTAGGAccccctggggaaactgaggcacagagaggcaagtgacttgcccaagctctgtggcagagctgggaactgagcgCAGGTCTCCCAGCTCCCAGGCTAGCacactaaccactgggccatccttcctctctatgaGCCCCCTGACCTGACCACACTGATGGCTAGCCATTGGGCTCAGAGGGGCAGAGTCAGTGGAGTGAGCCAGGGGACTATCCTGGCACgttagcagagctgggggtgccaTGGAGGGGGAGATCCGAGTCAGTTTGGCTTGGGGAGCGCTCTGCAGCATGGGGGTCGCTGATGGACTCGGGGAGCTCAGTTGCTGGGGGTGGCCTTCAGGTCTAAGGGGTTGGATCatgttggggagggggcagggtaggTTGGATCATGGGACTGTGGCAGGGTGGCCTGGGTCaaatcctgggggagggggagactggcAGAGTAGATCATGAGGGTCGGAGTTGGAGAAGGGGTCAGATCGTGGGGGGGCAGACTGGCAGGGTGGATCGTGGGGGGTTGGGACAAGGTGAGTGGGGCTGGATCCTAGGGGCAGGGATTGGATTGCAAAGGGAGGCTGTTTGGGGGGATTAGGTCATGGGGGGGGTGTTaaatgggaaggaagggaggactCACTGGTGGGGCAGGTCGtgggggttgggctgtggggaagtggggggTCAGGTTGGGCGAAGGATGGACAAAGCTGATCTCCAGAAGGCTCTGGAATAAAGCACTGGGCGAGGGGGGGGGATTAAGAAGGGGTCATGGGTTGTGCCAGGTCATGACCCCCCCCGCTACCCCCACCGGGGCTCTGCCCACATCCCAACTATCCGCCTACGCCGGGGAGCGCCCATGCCATCATCCCAACTCCCGGGGACGCCCCCCATCTGCTGCGGGACCCCAGTGCTCCCCCTCTTCCGCTGGCACAGCCCACCCCAGGATCGGGGCCCTGGCTTGGGCAGCTTCCAGGGCCCATGGCACCAGCTCGCTGCCCACCaggggtctgtggggggggggagggcaggtgtaGTGGCATGTGGGGGGGActcccctccttctctctctgcttcacccTTTCTCCTCTTGCCCgcttttctcttcctccttctgcCCTGGTTCCATCCCGTCcctgctgccctccctccccggccGTGAGCTCTTGGCTGCCATTCAGGGCTGGCCGCGCCCTGCAGCTGTTGCCTGCTCCTCTCCCTAGGCCTCTCCGTGCCCCCTGGCCTCTCCGTGCCCCCTGGCCTCTCCCGCCACTGGTTCCACCTGCTTCCGCCCCTCGGTGCCCGAGCCTGTTGAACCAAGCCGGGAGTGGGGGAGACTTTCTGGCCCTAGACACCActccggggggctggggggagcgggTGCTGCGGGGGCATCGGGGCTGCCACGCTCGTCCCGAGTGCAAAAGGTGTTAGTGGCAGGCCTTGCACGCTCGTGCCCTGCAGGCCATGGGATCCGTTCCTCAGAGCACTAGTCCCaagggccccctccccccacccacgcaGGATCGACCCACTGAGGCAGTAGCCCCAagaatccctccctccctgccccgcgGCACGGTAGGGAACCCCCTCCCGGGCCCTGTTCTCGccctcccagcctgggcctgAACGGCAGGGAGCCCCTCGACCCGGGCAGCCAGCCAGGGCGAGTGGGGGACGCCCGAACATGGACAAGAGAGTGACTATTAATAGCCCAGCCCTCTCTGAATAGCTGGGAGGTTTGGCGTGTGTGAGATGACGGGGGCCCcacggctgggctgggctgggtcaagggcaggctggctgctgggggcactgggctggcatTAACAGAGCTGATGTAGACCAGGGCAAGGGGCTGAGCGGAATCATGCCCTCTGTGGGCACAGGCTCATGCCCCAGTAACACGCACGCCGGCTAAGAAGCTGCCTTCGGCTAGTGGCTCACGAGGAAATTGACGTCTTCGCACAAGCCGCCGCTCGGTGGATGTGATTGCACGCCTGCCCGCCCCGCTCGCACGGTGGTGTCCTGGCAACAAGAAGCTCCCCCATGCATGGCTAGCTGAACCCCCATGCACACAcgtttgcgcccccccccccccagggggttAGGGCTCTGGCTCTGAACGCACGGCTgtcactccagccctgggctctcggTATAAATACGCAGCGGGCGCAGTCCGTGGCCAGGCAAGGCGCAGGGCAGCCAAGTCAGGATGGAAACCTGGAGCTGGCTCAAGCCAGTCCCTTAGGCCTTGGTATCCGCACAgtgtgggaggagctgggtggggtCCAGCCTTGGCCCAGGCCAACCGTCCCCAAGAGTCTCAGATCTTTGAAATCAAAGCCTAGGGTGGCTCCTtcctgccccggggctgcagagctgcttccGGCGTGGCTGTGTTCTTCTCCTGCAGGCACCAGGGTGACGTGCCCCTCTGGCATGCCCAGCCCTGGGGGGCTCCTGCCCCAAGCtggcagtgccccctgctggacaTTCCCAGCTCTGGAGTCCTCGCTTTCTCCCTGCCCGCCTCGAGGGTgggagtgccccctgctggccccccagGAGAGCACACCCAGCCCTAGCCACTCACCCATCACGGCGCCCCCTCCTGGGTCCCAAGGTGCTCTGCAGGCATCACCCTGGATCTTGGCGGGCGGCCTAGCCCGTCGGAAAGAGCGATCCTGAAAAAACTCGGTTGCCAAGCGAGACAGGAAGGGAGGGAACCTGGGAACCGAACGTGGAAACATCGTTCTCAGCCCCAAAaaggagcccagagccccctggggAAGGTTATGCAGCCTCGTTGTCTCTTAAAGTGACAGCCCAGGCATGGCCTACTAGGACACCTGGGTCCCACCAGGGCTTGAATCCCACCGAACTGAAGCAGAAGGGGGAACCATTTGCACTTCCTACCCCTCCCTACGTCAAACCCTCCCTACGTCGACCTCACTGGGATCTTCTTCCGTCTCTTCACACTCCTGTGCCAGCCTGCTAGTGCCCAGGTTCATGCTCCCAACCTCTGAGTGCACCAGGATCCTCATGCCAGGGCACTAGTGCCAGGACATGCATGCCCTGCTCACCAGGATCCTCGTGCCAGGATGCTAGTGCCAGGATTTGCAAGCCCAGCTCACCGGGATCCACACTCGTGACAGTACTAGCACTGTGgtatccactcccagcctctgatCATGTTGGTGTCCAAGCACCCGAGTGCCAGGCTTCCTGCTCCCACCCTGGTGTGCAGCTGGGCCCACCCGGCAGGATTCACACTTAAATCGCCCAGCATGCTGGGATCCACACCCATTGCCTGGTTTCACATTTGTAGCCCCCACGTGCGACAGGATCCGTGCACGGGAGCACCAGAGTCTCTGCTCCCACCTCACCAGGATCTGTTCACCATTGCCCAGCCTGGTGCTTCCAGCCCCCAGCGCTGCAGGGGTCTCTCACAGGTGCAGGGTTCATGGTGGAGAGGGGGCAAGGTGGGGCCATGTGGGCATTTTTCTCTTCTAACGAGGGAGGGGGAATTTGGCTTCACTGCCCCTTTAAGAACCAGGCAGGGACGTGGCTTCTTGGAATCAGGAACTCACCCATCCTGGCTGGAAGTTTAAGGCCTGAtcttctcccccgccccgcaCCCCCCCTCCTTGGCTCCTGCCAGGAGCCCTAATGCAAAGCAGATTGCGCCCCATCCTGGCATCCAAGGGCTGCCGGCGTTGTTTCTGCTGGGATTGGAGGGGAGGTCTCCGCGCTCTGCTCCCAGATCAGATTTGGGGGGGCTGCCACCTGTTGGGGTCTGACCCATGTGCGGTGCcttggggtggtggtggcagggaggggatggggggtgaggagCAGAGAGGAGTTGGAGGGTggaagccagggaggggaggggggagccccgCCAAAACAGTGAGGCTGGTTCCTGGAGGTGGGGTATCAGGAGTGGGGGGGCTGTCACAGGCCAGTCATGGGGGGTGAGGGCATCAAGATGGAGGGGGTGAGACATGAACTGGACCTGAGGGGGAGCAGGatattgtgggggggggagtcctGGGCTGGTCCTTGGGGGGTGGAGGCAGTGGGATGGGGTTTGGGTGGTATGATATGATGCCCAGGGGAAGGGCAGTGGGTTTTGAATCTCAGTTGGGGGGTGTGgaggccgtggggggggggggtcgttgTTGCAGGGTGGTCCCTGGGAGGGAGCATTAGGATGGGGGCAGGGTGTCATGAGCTGGTGCCCGGGGGTGGGCGAGGCAGTGAGATTGTGGGGGGAGAAGGCAGGGCAGTccctgagggggacagtcagatTGGGATGTCCTGAGCCAGTCCCTGAGGGAGAAGGGCTcatgggattggggggggggcacagaggggcccccagggctgggttagCCCCTGCTCAGCGCCCCACTCTCTCTTCCCGCTGCAGCCTCCGTCCCGTTCTTGGTCTGCGAGGTTGGCCTGGTCCCCCCCATGCGCCGCGGCTTCTCCTGCGACGACAGCAGCATCCGCTACCCGCTCAAGCGGGCGGAGACCGTCAGCGACACTGTGCTGATCTCGGTGGGGATCCTCATCACCTCCCTCTCGGTGAGTCGCTGTGagaggagagcgccccctgctgggccccctgcagcacagcgccccctagtgccccgcGGGGACCGGCaccgactgccaggggagagcgccccccctgccacattccctGCAGGGTGTCAGGGGCTGGAGGTGGCAGAGGGGAGGGCTCTGGGTAGCTCACCCCCATGTGCCCCTTACGAAATGCTAGCCATGCCCCTCGGCGCAGAGCACCTGTTTCCAACCCTTCCTCCAAAGCATCAGCCATTGGCCCAGGAGACAGGATCCCAGACTGGGCGTGATCCATTACCGCTGAACGCCACATCCAGCAGGCTGCTTGCCTTGCGGgactccctgctgcagggcatGGGGCAGAATAGGATGGGTGAGGCAAATTATTGGGGGACAAGGGCTGGCTTTAAAAACAGGGTTTGGTGGGATGAGATTATGGGGTAAACcaaggggctgggacaggggaagcAGGGAATGAGTCCTGCTGCTCTGCAAAGTGCACAGGGagtcccccctgctccccatagTCGCTCCTGAGCTTCCCACGGCCCTGGGGGCTGGTCCGTGTCCCAGCACGTGGAGGGGGGAGCTGGCTGGGACGGCTGCCCATCTCAAGCTGCCGTCCTGCGGTGCCTCCCCGTCTTGCCGTGCAGATCTCCCTGGGCGAGAGCTATCGCATCCACTCCCTGCGCCTGGGCTCCCGCTCCTTCGTCCCCAACCCCTACGTGGCCGTCCTCTACAAGGAGATCGGCGCCTTCCTCTTCGGCTGCACCGTGGGCCAGTCCCTCACCAACATGGCCAAGATCACCGTCGGCCGCCTCCGCCCCCACTTCCTGGCCGTCTGCCGGCCCGACCTCCTCGTCCTTAACTGCTCCCGGGGCTACGTGGAGGAGTACACCTGCACTGCGGGGCCGTCGGAGGAGAAGGAAGCCAGGTGAGCTCCCGGGGGCACTGTCCCTttcaggcggggtggggggctggctctgggggcttGAGGTAAAGGAAGGGTCCCCTTCTAGTGGAGCCAGCTGAGGAGTGCAGgcccaggtttgggggggggcccTAGTGGTGACACCCAGCCGTACAGGCTCAGGAGAACCGCAGGGTCTGTCTGCGTCCAGCAGCCTGGCCTGAAAAAAATCCCCTATGGATTCCCCCACAGAGCCATCTCGGCTCTTCCCGCTGAGACCAGGGTGAAGTGATGGGGGGCCAGGGGGAGTTCTGATATTAGACTGCTCCTTGCCAGCGTCTTGCccccctgctggctgccctggccctgtATCGGGGCGGGGTCACCGTGGAGGGTGTCGGGGGGATCAGGGTTACCTGAGCCAGGCCAGGTTTGAACCGGTGTCTGCTCAGGGGAGGCCCTCTTAGGCCCTGTCCTTTCGCACAGCGCAGGCCAGTTCTTCTTGGGCCAGAAGCGTTGCAGGGGAAACTCGGCGTAAACCAGCCACCTCTTGAGACCGAAACCTCTGgggctccagccctcctgcttcaCGCCCTGAGCTCTGCTCAGCGAGCCCAGCTGGGACAGACCCCGGGGGGGGAGGCTTGTCCGCTCCTCagggacccaggagtcccagtGACGCTCCAGCCGTGGGTTGATTCATCAGCCGGGACCCAGCACAATTGGCGTAGACAGATGGAGACTCGAAGGAGACTCTGGTCAGACCAGAGCTCTAGTGACCCCTATTTGCATGCCCTGTGCGTGTCTCTGATTTCCTCAGTTCCCAGGTGAAAGACTCATCGGGGTTTCCAAGCCAACTTATCCCCCACCGCACCCCTTCCAGACCTTTGTTTCCAAGCTAGGGTCTCCGCTCTCCCTCTGCCGCATGTCCGTGAGGCACCGGGCTGGCATCATCTCTCGGTCGATCCCTTGTTGATCTGGGGGgatttcagccagttccttaaggaCTATTCAGTCCACCCAGACAGGAAAGTGACATGAAAGCAAACTTCATCCCTTCCCCTGCTGGGCAGCCATGCAGTGtatcggggaaactgaggcacgcacagGCTTCAGAACAAATATTACCAAAAATTCCCACTTCAGCACGCCGCCAACTTCCGCCAAGGGGTCCAGGAGGTGCCCACGTTCTTCAGATTCTTTGGCAGGATGCGACCACTTGGTTAAAGGTCAGAGTGAAGGGTTCCCAGCTACTTCATGCTGGCCCTTTATACCACCAGCCCCTGGGCCTCTGGACCCTGGTCCGACCCAGTCTGTGCAGTCGCTCCCAGAGTCTGCAGTAATTGTCCCCCGCTGAGTTTAGTCCTTAAAGGGAGCTTGGTACTGCGCCCCCAGGGGGGCAGAACGTGGCCCATGGCTCGCACCGATGCAGATCACAACGCTGGAACAACTGGCATCAAGatattgtgtgtgtctgtaataCCCGGAAAGGTCCCATGGAGGCTGCCCTGTCCCAGGGTCTGGCGCCATGGGGGTGGCTCCCTGTGGAGACTTCCCCCACCGTGCTGGACAATCCCACACCCCGGGCAGCAGCTTTGGAGCCCCCCAGCCTTGCCCGCCTGGCCCTGGACAGGATCTAAGGCAGCTGTGGAGGTGACAGGCGGAGGGGTTGCTGGTGGGATCCCTCTGCACCCTACACCCCTGGCGATGGGCGGTGCCGCCAGCTATAACCTTGGCCTTTATTTGCCCCCTTCCAGAAAGTCCTTCTACTCCGGCCATGCCTCCTTCGCCATGTACAGCATGACATACCTGGTGGTAAGcgcccccgcccggccccacAGACCTTAACGCTGCACAGGCCCGATCTGATCATCCTAGAACCTTCCCTGGCAACCCTGGCCCATCCCTCTTGGGCCACGCCTGAATGCCCGGGGGGGTTCCCTGGCCCGAGAAGCCCTGGGGGAAAGTCACTGGGGAGCATGGTGGGATCTCcccgcagagccaggctggggaaaGTGACTGGGGAGCATGGTGGGATCTCCCCGCAGTTCCAGGCTGGGGAAGGTGACTCGGTACATGGTGGGATCACCCTAAAGGAGCGGCTGGGCCTGGCAGCCCCTCTTAGCCAGCAACCCCTGTCCAGGGTCCCACCCTGAGCCATCTGCGATTGAGACCTCAGCAAGGAGTGGAGCCAAGTGCCCCGAATAGCCCAGCAGAGGGTCCCTCCATGCCAGGCACTTCCTGCTAGGGTGGCAGTTGTCGGTGTGGGAGCTGGAGGGTTACACGCAGAGCCCACTGGGgggccaggatgcctgggttctattcctggcactTGGAGGGGCATGGCTCCTTGTGGGTTAGAGcaaggaggggctgggagtcaggactcctgggttctatccccagctgtgggaggagagtggggtctagtggttagaccagAGGGACCTGGCTCTGAGAGTGGAGTGGGGTGAGCAGAGAGCTCCCTCCAGTGGCTGGTGGCAGAAGGGTGATTCTGTGCCCCACATACCTACAGAGACTCATCTGGAGCCAGAGCAGCCAATTGTGTGAGGTGATCCCAATGTCTGGCTGCCCCGGCTCCTGTCTCTTGGCTGGCCCAGGCTGACCTAGGCTGGAGGGTAGTGCGGGCCAATGCGTGAGCCGCGGCGCATCCTCTGAGAACTGGAGAGGAGTTAACTCACTGCTCCTCCCGCCCAGCCCAGGCCAGTACTGGCCCCTCtgcggatggggaaactgagtcatgcagAGGGGAAAGTCCTgatgcccagccccctgctctaaccacgagaccccactccccagagctggggatggaacccaggagtcctgaccctgCTCTCAGCACCTGTCCCACTCACTGCCCTCATTTCCTCCACTCCCCGCACCCGACCAATCTCCCCCCTCATCAAAGTGGGTCAGTTCCCTGCTTCCGCCACCGCACCCGAatggcccccccgccccggatGCCTGGGTCCATGTGGctggcggtggagaagggccccTTGTTCCCTTGGGGAGTGGCACAAACAGGCCCTTTATGCGTCCCTGGCTGATGGGCCTGAATGGGGGGGGTTGGGAACGTGTCTCGGGCTGGGGCAGCAGAGACGCCAGCGACTAGGACTGCGAGTAGCCCCCCAGCTCAGATGCCCTTTATTCTTCTTGCTGTGCcgggggatggggtgtgggagcacagtgggggtggggaagcagcatTTGGGGGGCAGCAGGGTTTGCAGGTGGGGCGTGAGGGGCGGGGCACGGGGCGTAGGGGGCAGGAATCAGAGCACGAGGGGGGAGCTGGTCGGGttttggggtgggagcagcagcgtttggggggaagggggcagagtggggggccaGGAGCATTTCTCCCGCttactccccgccccccccccccccagttctacCTGCAGGCGCGGTTAACCTGGCGGGGCGCCCGCCTGCTGCGCCCCCTGGTGCAGTTTGTCCTGTTACTGCTGGCGCTGTACACCGGGCTCACCCGCATCTCTGACTACTGGCACCATCCCTCGGACGTGGCCGTGGGCTTCCTGCAGGGGGCGCTCATCGCCTACTGGGTGGTAAGTGGGAGCCGCTGTCCGTCcgtccctccccccgccccccaccagctgactgtctgtctgtctgtccaggaCTGATCAGTGCTTGGACCCCTCTGGGTCACCAGCTCGACTCTGGCCCGGCTTCCAGAAGAGCGATGAGTTTGTCTGGTTTCTTAGAGCGCCGGGGGGTCCACGTCCCAGCCCACCCCGTGCTCCGTCCATGAGcccggctgggagccaggactcctgggttctttccccagctccgGGGTCGAGTGGGTTAAAGTAGGTGAGGGGAGCGGggttctgggagccaggactcctgggttctattcttagctCTGGGAGAGGGAGTGGAGTGGAGTCTAGGATTTAGaccagggtgggctgggagccaggactcctgggttctattcccagctctgggaggggaggggagtctggtggttagagtgtgggggctgggagctaggactcctgcgttttattcccagctctgggatgggaggggaggggaggggagtctagtggttagagttgaggtgggggactgggagccctgggttccctccccagctctgggaggggagtggggtctagtggttagagcgggggggggggctgggagccaggactcctgggttctctccccagctctgggaggggagtggggtctagtggttagagcggggggggggctgggagccaggactcctgggttccctccccagctctgggaggggagtgaggtctagtggttagagcggggggggctgggagccaggactcctgggttccctccccagctctgggaggggagtgaggtctagtggttagagcggggggggctgggagccaggactcctgggttccctccccagctctgggaggggagcggtgTCTAGCAGTTAGATCAGTGTGGGGGCCAGAACCCAGGACTTCTGGGGCTCCATTTCTGGCTCTCCGGCTGACTCGTGCGACCTTGGgccagtcccttcccctctctaaGGGGCCGCAGCGGTGGAGGGAACGTGTGGAGAACGCTCTGACCTCCTTGGGTGGCAGGTGCTGCAGCCAGAACCGGGATTCTCCCCCgtgttctccc
The DNA window shown above is from Caretta caretta isolate rCarCar2 chromosome 20, rCarCar1.hap1, whole genome shotgun sequence and carries:
- the LOC125627713 gene encoding phospholipid phosphatase 3-like; translated protein: MQKGKCELLPDLPPRLSVEPQAWRGGQGDVRVTVRGPSSQLEDYAAPGLGQRKTLVVLDIVCLLVASVPFLVCEVGLVPPMRRGFSCDDSSIRYPLKRAETVSDTVLISVGILITSLSISLGESYRIHSLRLGSRSFVPNPYVAVLYKEIGAFLFGCTVGQSLTNMAKITVGRLRPHFLAVCRPDLLVLNCSRGYVEEYTCTAGPSEEKEARKSFYSGHASFAMYSMTYLVFYLQARLTWRGARLLRPLVQFVLLLLALYTGLTRISDYWHHPSDVAVGFLQGALIAYWVAFHISGMFHDKSPASRLPQLCPDSPDSSGHTNC